A region from the Vicia villosa cultivar HV-30 ecotype Madison, WI linkage group LG3, Vvil1.0, whole genome shotgun sequence genome encodes:
- the LOC131662372 gene encoding uncharacterized protein LOC131662372, translating to METVGSTRMGRASSRYGAPAVFSGPVRKWEKKWVHVSPSSFNNNNNNKNSNGSSRLLLRRWTPVANRSSAEDARDVSDEPPRRKFRYTPIAVLEEQQKKGAVEKVENEPIIESDQLTASQTIVNREVHRKLNMNEISEDSKDSNMSKVDLGLDFQGNNAESGQNSDDPVGGP from the exons ATGGAGACGGTGGGTTCTACTAGGATGGGTCGAGCTTCCTCTCGCTACGGTGCACCCGCTGTGTTCAGTGGTCCTGTTAGGAAATGGGAGAAGAAATGGGTCCATGTTTCTCCTTCTTcctttaacaacaacaacaacaacaaaaatagtaATGGTTCGTCGCGTTTGCTTCTCCGTCGTTGGACTCCGGTTGCTAACCGTTCTTCCGCTGAGGATGCCCGTGATGTTTCTGATGAGCCACCCAGAAGGAAGTTTCGTTATACTCCG ATTGCAGTGCTTGAAGAACAACAGAAAAAGGGAGCTGTGGAAAAGGTTGAAAATGAACCCATAATCGAGAGTGACCAATTGACAGCTAGCCAGACAATTGTGAACCGTGAGGTGCACAGGAAGCTGAATATGAATGAAATTTCAGAGGACTCAAAG GATTCAAACATGAGTAAGGTGGATCTTGGTTTGGACTTCCAAGGAAACAATGCTGAAAGTGGCCAGAACAGTGATGATCCAGTGGGTGGTCCATAA